Part of the Bacillus sp. N1-1 genome, GCATTCGAAAGACTTCCCATTGCCATCGTGAGCTTTTGCCAGTCATCACCTGTTAACCCACCTGTACGAAGACGCTGAGCATCTATATTACCTTCCGCACAAAGCATACGCATTACCAGCTGTTCCGCACCCATCTCAAGGCTAAAGATCGCCACATTCTCATCGGTTTTCGTTGCAACGTTTTGAGCAATGTTAAGAGCGAATGCTGTTTTACCTACAGAAGGACGTGCAGCTACGATGATTAAATCGTTTCGTTGGAAACCTGCCGTCATGCGATCAAGCTCAGAGAACCCTGTAGGGATACCTGTGATGTCTTCTGTATTGTTCTGAAGCGTTTCAATATTATCATAAGCAGTGACAAGAACATCTTTAATCGAGATAAAGGCTCCTGTATTCTTACGCTGAGAAACTTCCATAATTGACTTCTCAGCTTCCGAAAGAAGGTTCTCAATTTCATTCTCTTTCGCATATCCATCAGATGCTATATCTGTTGCTGCGCGAATCAATCTTCTTAAGATCGACTTCTCTTCAACAATTTTGGAATAATACTCAACGTTTGCAGCAGTTGGAACTGAATTAGCTAGATCACTTAAATAAGATACTCCGCCAATTTCCTCAAGAATCTTAAGATCCTGAAGCTCCGAAGTTACCGTGACAAGATCGACAGGCTCTCCTTTTTCAGAGAGATCGATCATCACAGAGAAAATCTTCTGATGTGCCGCTCGATAAAAGTCTTCCGGCTGCAGTACCTCTGTTGCTGTTGTGAGTGCATCGATTTCTAAGAAAACAGCTCCGATTACCGCTTGTTCAGCTTCAATATTTTGAGGTGGCGTACGATCAGCAAATAAATCACTCATGTTGTTTTCCCCCTGAGCAGTTCGCTATTTTCCACCCGTGATCACCTACTATTGCTCTACCACATGTACTTTAACAGTTGCTGTTACATCATGGTGCAATTTAAGGGGTACATTTGTGTAACCCAGGGAACGGATTGGTTCATCTAGTTCAATTTTGCGCTTATCAACTTTAATGTTGTGCTTTTTCAGTTCTTCAGCAATATTTTTACTTGTAATGGAACCGAACAAACGGCCACCTTCACCAGATTTCGTTTCTAATTCAACCTCAAGGCTTTCGATCTTTTCCTTCAACGCTTTCGCTTCATCAAGCTCTTCTTGCGCTTTCTTATCGTCGCTACGCTGTTTCGCCTTTAGGGTTTTCATATTTGCATTATTCGCTTCTAGAGCAAGATTATTCTTAAGCAGATGGTTACGAGCATATCCATCTGCTACGTTTTTAACTTCACCTTTTTTACCTTTACCTTTTACATCT contains:
- the dnaB gene encoding replicative DNA helicase; the encoded protein is MSDLFADRTPPQNIEAEQAVIGAVFLEIDALTTATEVLQPEDFYRAAHQKIFSVMIDLSEKGEPVDLVTVTSELQDLKILEEIGGVSYLSDLANSVPTAANVEYYSKIVEEKSILRRLIRAATDIASDGYAKENEIENLLSEAEKSIMEVSQRKNTGAFISIKDVLVTAYDNIETLQNNTEDITGIPTGFSELDRMTAGFQRNDLIIVAARPSVGKTAFALNIAQNVATKTDENVAIFSLEMGAEQLVMRMLCAEGNIDAQRLRTGGLTGDDWQKLTMAMGSLSNAGIYIDDTPGIRVGDIRAKCRRLKQEKGLGMILIDYMQLIRGNGSGENRQQEVSEISRSLKGIARELEVPLISLSQLSRGVESRQDKRPMMSDIRESGSIEQDADIVAFLYRDDYYDKESENKNIIEIIIAKQRNGPVGTVELAFVKEYNKFVNLERRHDEGDMPPGA
- the rplI gene encoding 50S ribosomal protein L9; amino-acid sequence: MKVIFLEDVKGKGKKGEVKNVADGYARNHLLKNNLALEANNANMKTLKAKQRSDDKKAQEELDEAKALKEKIESLEVELETKSGEGGRLFGSITSKNIAEELKKHNIKVDKRKIELDEPIRSLGYTNVPLKLHHDVTATVKVHVVEQ